One part of the Sphingobacterium sp. LZ7M1 genome encodes these proteins:
- a CDS encoding DUF4099 domain-containing protein — MSKQTNENPQQYPEQLSDVLLVMDKEKKKIQAVTGIDENGNLKTVDATKKNQSQFMRVDRAGDLFTNFFSNFWRQLKDPTHFSFFKVPAKEAVETAKEMQKQVNAPTKEGEAVMAKHEVKEPKEQQQETKKDVEAPQATPETQQAPEKSEYRYKAEDVDWNYLAQFGINKERLEKDGQLDLLLKGYKTNKVYPTSVNFGAVIMRSDARLGFQDGEDGKPVLIMYGVRHEPNLKAPFFGHEFTKEDRENLLKTGNMGRVVELTNRKTGEKIPSIISIAHLTNEVIAFRQDRIKVPDEIKGVKLTEDQKRDLKDGKAIYLEGLDFKNSTNKNAHVQFNADKKYTEFLFGDKAPKQTQENDPKMFRNKVFSDEQYKQLNEGKTLYISDFKDGQGQPYKGYVTLNKETGNFDFSFKNPNALKNKAQPAEAHKTQVAVNSNGKTNEATKQVNEPLKPEQQTPKNKTQQQRQNDPNRPAKSRGVKR; from the coding sequence ATGAGCAAACAGACAAATGAAAATCCACAGCAATATCCCGAACAGCTTTCGGATGTGCTGTTGGTAATGGACAAGGAAAAAAAGAAAATCCAAGCCGTCACGGGTATTGACGAAAACGGCAATCTGAAAACCGTTGATGCCACCAAGAAAAACCAAAGCCAATTTATGCGAGTGGACAGAGCCGGAGATTTATTTACAAATTTCTTCTCCAACTTTTGGCGACAGCTTAAAGACCCGACCCATTTCTCATTTTTCAAAGTACCTGCAAAGGAAGCGGTCGAAACCGCCAAAGAAATGCAGAAACAGGTCAATGCCCCCACCAAAGAGGGCGAGGCTGTCATGGCAAAGCATGAGGTCAAAGAGCCAAAAGAGCAACAACAGGAAACCAAAAAGGATGTGGAAGCACCACAGGCGACACCGGAAACACAGCAAGCACCGGAAAAAAGCGAATACCGCTATAAGGCGGAAGATGTGGACTGGAATTATTTAGCGCAATTTGGGATAAACAAAGAGAGGCTTGAAAAAGACGGGCAATTGGATTTGCTGTTAAAGGGCTATAAGACCAATAAGGTATATCCCACAAGTGTCAATTTCGGTGCGGTTATCATGCGCTCGGATGCAAGGCTCGGTTTCCAAGACGGTGAAGACGGGAAACCTGTACTTATAATGTATGGTGTACGCCATGAACCCAACCTTAAAGCCCCTTTCTTTGGTCACGAGTTTACCAAAGAGGACAGGGAAAACCTGCTCAAAACCGGAAACATGGGGCGTGTGGTGGAATTGACCAACCGCAAGACAGGCGAAAAGATACCGTCCATTATCAGTATTGCCCACCTAACGAATGAGGTTATTGCATTCCGGCAGGACAGGATTAAAGTACCCGATGAGATTAAGGGCGTAAAGTTGACCGAAGACCAAAAACGGGATTTAAAAGATGGGAAAGCCATTTATTTAGAGGGGTTGGATTTTAAGAACAGTACGAACAAAAATGCCCATGTGCAGTTCAACGCCGACAAAAAATATACGGAGTTTCTTTTTGGCGATAAAGCCCCCAAGCAGACACAGGAAAACGACCCGAAAATGTTCCGCAACAAAGTGTTCTCCGATGAACAGTACAAGCAACTCAACGAGGGCAAGACACTCTACATTTCGGATTTCAAAGATGGGCAAGGACAGCCGTATAAAGGCTACGTTACGCTGAACAAAGAAACAGGAAATTTTGATTTCAGTTTTAAGAACCCCAATGCGCTGAAAAATAAGGCACAGCCTGCCGAGGCGCACAAAACACAGGTTGCCGTAAACTCCAATGGGAAAACCAACGAAGCAACCAAGCAAGTCAACGAACCGCTGAAACCGGAGCAACAAACGCCGAAAAACAAAACGCAACAGCAACGGCAGAATGACCCCAACCGTCCGGCTAAATCCAGAGGGGTAAAAAGATAA
- a CDS encoding type IA DNA topoisomerase, whose translation MKAIIAEKPSVAREIATLLGATEKRDGYLTGNGYEVTWALGHLVGLAMPEDYGVSGFQREVLPILPDPFILTVRKVKKDKSYVPDSGALKQLKIIEQVIGRCDSIIVATDAGREGELIFRYIYEYLKCRKPFERLWISSLTEKAIKQGFDNLKAGSEFDGLYRAGQGRSKADWLVGINASQALSISAGRGVYSLGRVQTPTLALICKRYLENKDFAVKKYFQIQLEHRKEFVDFKSLSKTKWDDKKLADDTLKSIQRNGTATVTAVETKTVSEQPPLLFDLTGLQKEANKRAFYTAEETLNIAQSLYEKKFITYPRTGSKYIPEDMWSEIPALVRNLEARASCKKAVGKVKWGRFNKRIVNDVKVTDHHGLLITEKIPSELTAHENVIYDMIAHRLLEALSSACTKEITDIGLQAFHYDFTLKGCKILEAGWRGIKEKFTDEDSEPVQELPELKVGDELKIKEASVLEKKTKPPVLYTEAGLLSAMENAGKEIDNEDERKALKDIGIGTPATRASIIETLFKRDYIRREKKSLIPTDKGLQVYGAVQDKKIADVAMTAEWEMALQKIKNNEADAGTFHREMEAYATSITRELLDTGIANEKQPELTCPKCNSRQLLIWNKVVKCPDEACGWLQFRSVCGVPLSLSDIESLVTKGKTNLIKGMKSNSGNKFNAYIVMNDKAETSFEFENRKPKRK comes from the coding sequence ATGAAAGCAATCATTGCAGAAAAGCCAAGTGTGGCGAGAGAAATAGCTACCCTGTTGGGAGCGACCGAAAAACGGGATGGCTACCTAACAGGGAACGGATACGAAGTTACGTGGGCATTGGGGCATTTGGTCGGACTGGCGATGCCCGAAGATTACGGGGTATCGGGCTTCCAAAGGGAAGTCCTGCCCATATTGCCCGACCCTTTTATCCTTACGGTACGCAAGGTAAAAAAGGACAAAAGTTATGTTCCCGATAGCGGAGCCTTAAAACAGTTAAAGATTATCGAACAGGTCATCGGCAGATGCGATAGTATTATCGTGGCCACCGATGCCGGACGTGAGGGGGAACTCATATTTAGGTACATCTATGAATACCTAAAGTGCCGGAAACCCTTTGAACGCCTATGGATAAGCTCGCTCACGGAAAAGGCGATTAAACAGGGTTTTGACAACCTAAAAGCCGGAAGCGAATTTGACGGGCTGTACCGTGCCGGACAAGGGCGGAGCAAAGCCGATTGGCTTGTGGGCATCAATGCCTCGCAGGCGTTGAGCATTTCGGCAGGGCGTGGCGTTTACTCGCTTGGTAGAGTACAAACGCCAACGCTTGCCCTTATCTGTAAGCGGTATTTGGAAAACAAAGACTTTGCCGTCAAGAAATACTTTCAAATCCAGTTGGAACACCGGAAAGAATTTGTGGACTTTAAGAGCCTTTCCAAGACCAAATGGGATGACAAAAAACTCGCTGACGATACGCTGAAATCTATTCAGCGTAACGGAACAGCAACCGTTACGGCAGTGGAAACCAAAACGGTTTCGGAGCAACCGCCTTTACTGTTCGACCTTACGGGATTGCAGAAAGAAGCAAACAAAAGGGCTTTCTATACCGCCGAGGAAACATTGAACATTGCCCAAAGCCTGTATGAAAAGAAGTTTATCACCTATCCCCGTACAGGGAGCAAGTACATCCCCGAAGATATGTGGTCGGAAATCCCTGCACTGGTAAGGAATTTGGAAGCACGGGCTTCCTGTAAAAAAGCGGTCGGAAAAGTGAAATGGGGGCGTTTCAACAAACGCATCGTGAATGACGTAAAGGTCACAGACCACCACGGTCTGCTGATTACCGAAAAAATCCCGTCTGAATTAACAGCACACGAAAATGTTATCTATGATATGATTGCGCACCGCCTACTGGAAGCCCTTTCGTCTGCCTGTACAAAAGAAATAACCGACATCGGATTGCAGGCTTTTCATTATGATTTTACACTGAAAGGATGTAAAATCCTCGAAGCCGGTTGGCGTGGCATCAAGGAAAAATTTACAGATGAGGACAGCGAGCCTGTGCAGGAACTGCCGGAATTAAAGGTCGGCGATGAGCTGAAAATCAAAGAGGCATCCGTACTGGAAAAGAAAACCAAACCGCCTGTGCTTTACACCGAGGCAGGTCTGTTGTCTGCAATGGAAAATGCCGGAAAGGAAATTGACAACGAGGACGAACGGAAAGCCCTAAAAGACATCGGCATCGGTACACCTGCCACAAGAGCCTCCATTATAGAAACGCTCTTTAAAAGGGATTACATCAGGCGTGAAAAGAAATCCCTTATCCCTACCGATAAGGGATTGCAGGTTTACGGGGCAGTACAGGACAAAAAGATTGCCGATGTAGCCATGACCGCCGAATGGGAAATGGCATTGCAGAAAATTAAAAACAACGAGGCGGATGCAGGTACTTTTCACCGTGAAATGGAAGCCTATGCCACTTCCATTACACGGGAACTTTTGGACACGGGCATTGCCAATGAAAAACAACCGGAACTGACCTGCCCCAAATGCAATAGCCGTCAGCTATTGATTTGGAACAAGGTTGTAAAATGCCCCGATGAGGCTTGTGGTTGGCTTCAATTCCGTAGCGTGTGCGGAGTGCCGTTGAGCCTTTCCGATATAGAAAGCCTTGTGACCAAAGGAAAGACCAACCTTATCAAAGGAATGAAAAGCAATTCGGGCAATAAATTCAATGCCTATATCGTCATGAACGATAAAGCCGAAACCTCCTTTGAGTTTGAAAACAGGAAACCCAAAAGGAAATAA
- a CDS encoding cyclophilin-like fold protein: MKHSLILILAFMSIFISNASSCGKEDENNTNTENTTSMVNGKIKITVNSLIFTATLLDNNSAKAFKEMLPLTINMVELNNNEKYFDLPNSLPTNSSNPQAINSGDLMLYGSKTLVLFYKTFSTSYSYTRLGKIDDTTGLATALGSGNVTITINKIED; this comes from the coding sequence ATGAAACATTCATTGATACTCATTTTGGCTTTTATGTCAATTTTTATAAGTAATGCTTCATCTTGTGGCAAAGAAGATGAAAATAATACTAATACAGAAAACACAACTTCTATGGTAAACGGTAAAATCAAAATAACAGTCAATTCACTAATCTTTACAGCTACACTTTTGGATAATAATTCGGCAAAGGCATTTAAGGAAATGTTGCCTCTGACAATTAATATGGTAGAATTGAACAACAATGAAAAGTATTTTGATTTACCAAATAGCCTTCCAACAAATTCATCTAATCCTCAAGCAATAAACAGTGGTGATTTAATGTTGTACGGTTCAAAAACTCTGGTGCTTTTTTACAAAACCTTTTCCACTTCTTATAGCTATACACGGTTAGGAAAAATAGATGATACAACAGGTTTGGCAACTGCATTGGGTTCTGGAAATGTAACTATAACTATTAACAAAATAGAAGATTAA
- a CDS encoding tRNA-dihydrouridine synthase: MKHHPIFQNANIWQRDLINRTVVAPMSRVSATADGLATDEMLDYYSAFAIGGFAVIITEGIYTDVYGSQSYNNQPALVNDAQSASWEKVTRAVHQSPTLIFAQLMHAGALSQYSECTLAPSALKPVGIKMASFAGEGTFPIPKEMDSTDIERMKQGFIDGAVNAYKAGFDGVEIHGANGYLLDQFFTPELNLRNDHYGGTMQNRFRVIAEIIAGIKASVPQGFIVGLRVSEGKVNDLTYRWVDGIETAKELAEEIKASQPDFVHVAVQTGEWERDSFFGDGSSLASVIRQATGIPVIANGGFHNLDKAEVALKDNHATLIAIGKAALADPHWVMKTMNGLPLIPFHREMLCPEATLSHTRKIIKELNLENG; this comes from the coding sequence ATGAAACATCATCCTATTTTTCAGAATGCCAATATATGGCAAAGAGATTTGATTAACCGGACGGTAGTCGCACCCATGTCCCGTGTGAGTGCTACCGCTGATGGCTTGGCTACAGATGAAATGCTGGACTATTATTCCGCATTTGCAATTGGAGGATTTGCGGTTATCATTACCGAAGGCATTTACACCGATGTATACGGTAGCCAGAGTTACAACAATCAGCCTGCACTTGTAAATGATGCGCAAAGCGCTTCATGGGAAAAGGTAACCCGTGCTGTCCATCAATCGCCCACTCTTATATTTGCCCAATTGATGCATGCAGGTGCTTTATCGCAATATAGCGAATGCACCTTAGCCCCGTCTGCCTTAAAACCTGTAGGCATAAAGATGGCTTCCTTTGCTGGCGAGGGAACATTTCCAATCCCTAAAGAAATGGACTCGACGGATATTGAAAGAATGAAACAGGGTTTTATCGACGGAGCTGTAAACGCTTATAAGGCAGGCTTTGACGGCGTAGAAATTCACGGGGCAAATGGTTACCTGTTAGATCAGTTCTTCACACCGGAACTGAACCTCCGTAACGACCATTATGGCGGCACTATGCAGAACCGTTTCCGTGTTATTGCTGAAATTATCGCTGGCATAAAGGCATCCGTACCGCAGGGTTTCATTGTCGGTCTACGGGTTTCAGAGGGTAAAGTAAATGACCTTACCTACCGCTGGGTTGACGGTATTGAAACTGCCAAAGAACTGGCAGAAGAAATAAAGGCGAGCCAGCCCGATTTTGTGCACGTAGCGGTACAGACGGGCGAATGGGAACGGGACAGCTTTTTTGGAGACGGATCATCATTGGCATCTGTTATCCGGCAGGCAACGGGCATTCCTGTAATCGCCAACGGAGGTTTCCATAATCTTGATAAAGCGGAAGTTGCCTTGAAGGACAACCACGCAACGCTAATCGCTATCGGAAAAGCAGCTTTAGCTGACCCCCATTGGGTGATGAAAACAATGAACGGATTGCCCCTGATTCCTTTTCACCGTGAAATGCTATGTCCGGAGGCAACCCTTAGCCATACCCGGAAAATCATCAAGGAATTAAATCTTGAAAATGGTTAG
- a CDS encoding Crp/Fnr family transcriptional regulator: MAENALLKNISKYVNLTQDEISTFESFWTEKTLKKGDYLLRNGDTCRYDSYVVSGAMKAFYINADNGNEEILFFAVDDWWASDLDSFSKQKPSIYNIQAIEKTTVLQISHYSFQQLLAQLPCLERYFRIILESYLGALQKRIIYNNVYDVESRYYDFLENYPTIASKVPQYLIASYLGVSAEFISRIKKKHKPS, encoded by the coding sequence ATGGCCGAAAATGCTTTATTGAAAAACATCTCAAAATATGTAAATCTTACGCAAGATGAAATTTCAACTTTCGAAAGTTTTTGGACAGAGAAAACACTGAAAAAGGGAGACTATCTCTTGCGTAATGGCGACACCTGTCGTTACGATAGTTATGTCGTTTCGGGAGCAATGAAAGCATTTTATATCAATGCTGACAATGGCAATGAAGAAATCCTGTTTTTCGCTGTTGACGATTGGTGGGCATCTGATTTAGATAGCTTTTCCAAGCAGAAGCCATCCATATACAACATACAAGCCATAGAAAAAACGACCGTTTTACAGATCAGCCATTATTCCTTTCAGCAGTTACTGGCTCAACTTCCCTGTTTGGAGCGGTACTTTCGCATAATATTGGAAAGTTATTTGGGGGCATTGCAAAAGAGAATTATCTATAACAACGTATACGATGTCGAGAGCAGGTATTATGACTTTTTGGAAAACTACCCAACCATAGCATCCAAAGTACCCCAATATCTGATTGCATCCTATTTGGGTGTGTCGGCAGAATTTATCAGCCGTATCAAGAAAAAACATAAACCGTCTTGA
- a CDS encoding helix-turn-helix domain-containing protein: MNIDRMEFIAWMERIMERFDILKEYVLNIKKERHSIDGEELLDNQDLLLMLKISHRSLQRYRSTGKLPYYTISGKLYYKLSDVHQFIRESFKAPIRRTKENR; this comes from the coding sequence ATGAACATCGACAGAATGGAATTTATCGCATGGATGGAACGTATAATGGAGCGTTTCGATATTTTGAAAGAGTACGTCCTAAACATCAAGAAAGAACGGCACAGCATAGACGGCGAGGAATTACTAGATAACCAAGACCTGCTCCTCATGCTGAAAATCAGCCACCGTTCCCTGCAACGATACCGCTCCACGGGCAAGCTACCGTATTATACCATTAGCGGAAAGCTGTACTACAAATTATCGGATGTACACCAGTTCATCAGGGAAAGTTTCAAAGCCCCCATACGGCGTACAAAAGAAAACCGATGA
- a CDS encoding RteC domain-containing protein, whose translation MRHPLNNIVAEIQKQERKLSAETSSFIDEAYKMTVYLQELLCAVKEDVINEGFSSKDEEIHFFKQVKPNILGKLIYYNKVYRIETACPVDNGKLHQNYFALQLRDLKQEYQEHICNSEFYRYYRSGRADRDGHYFTLGNINYYDGLNSFVFEIDPKFSTYFDYKVAKIIANELIYNYLTTKLSPEQNPDVLKQHEETKDVFWTQSKNALIELIYALYACDAISHGKIGIRKISMVFQILFRISLNDIHNSFHRMKTRAGSRTLFLDQLKYSLEEYMEKEDNP comes from the coding sequence ATGAGACATCCTTTGAACAACATCGTGGCTGAAATTCAAAAGCAAGAAAGGAAGCTATCAGCCGAAACCTCCAGTTTCATTGACGAGGCATATAAGATGACGGTTTACCTCCAAGAATTATTATGTGCCGTCAAAGAGGACGTGATAAACGAGGGCTTTTCCAGTAAGGACGAGGAAATCCATTTTTTTAAACAGGTCAAGCCGAACATCCTCGGAAAACTTATCTATTACAATAAGGTGTACCGGATTGAGACGGCTTGCCCTGTCGATAATGGAAAACTGCACCAAAACTATTTCGCTCTGCAATTGCGTGACTTAAAACAGGAATATCAAGAGCATATCTGCAATTCCGAATTTTACAGGTATTACCGCTCCGGCAGAGCCGACCGTGACGGGCACTATTTCACGTTGGGAAACATTAACTATTATGACGGGCTGAACAGCTTCGTATTCGAAATAGACCCCAAATTTTCAACCTATTTTGATTACAAGGTGGCGAAAATCATCGCCAACGAATTAATCTATAATTATCTGACGACAAAGCTAAGCCCCGAACAAAATCCCGATGTATTGAAACAACACGAGGAAACAAAAGATGTTTTTTGGACACAATCTAAAAATGCCCTTATCGAATTGATTTATGCACTATACGCCTGCGATGCCATTTCGCACGGGAAAATAGGCATCCGCAAAATCAGCATGGTATTCCAAATCCTGTTCCGTATATCACTGAACGACATCCATAACAGCTTCCACCGGATGAAGACCCGTGCAGGCTCACGGACGTTGTTTTTAGACCAACTCAAATACAGCTTAGAGGAATATATGGAAAAGGAAGATAACCCATAA
- a CDS encoding RidA family protein gives MKISQIKITPDAYEPFRLAQGHRVGDLLFISGQTAIGKDGNLIGIGDFDAQAQMAFENLDKVLKAGGSSLKNVVKVTIMLRDMQNFEKIVELRGKYFTPPYPADTIFEVSSLFSPDALIEIEAIAVADVEADWVK, from the coding sequence ATGAAAATTTCACAAATTAAAATTACGCCGGACGCATATGAACCATTCCGTCTGGCACAGGGACACCGTGTAGGTGATTTATTGTTTATTTCGGGACAGACCGCTATTGGCAAGGATGGAAATCTGATCGGCATAGGCGACTTTGATGCCCAGGCACAAATGGCTTTTGAAAACCTGGACAAGGTATTGAAAGCCGGAGGTTCAAGTTTGAAGAACGTGGTTAAGGTCACTATCATGCTCCGGGATATGCAGAACTTTGAGAAGATTGTCGAATTGAGGGGCAAATACTTTACTCCCCCTTATCCGGCAGATACTATTTTTGAAGTATCCTCATTGTTTTCACCGGATGCATTGATTGAGATTGAAGCCATTGCTGTGGCTGATGTTGAGGCAGATTGGGTAAAGTAA
- a CDS encoding RteC domain-containing protein codes for MHKFYNDTLYKLDTAINELEIEVDCPPQRVEAIIHLIVNCLSKVREYVLKHGFKNIDEEIRFFKYQKPVILSKLIYYNAVYKIETKKPYGAKPIRKYLNKELKKLKRFFDNNLDFYKYYRSNNSFLDEKYFVRGKHDIKLWLDTYYFQSDQSFSTSHDYKVAKIIANDLIQVYIEDQLYHKFQKNKSKAQKRLKWTGSKVALIELIYALHYQNVFDNGNNDIRVVAQYFESAFGIDLGNFYQTYLELRNRKMNRTKFLDALREELIRRMDEMDERQSF; via the coding sequence ATGCATAAATTTTACAATGACACGCTGTATAAACTCGACACTGCAATCAATGAATTGGAGATAGAGGTTGACTGCCCCCCACAACGTGTGGAGGCAATAATACATTTGATTGTAAATTGTCTATCTAAAGTAAGGGAATACGTCTTAAAACATGGCTTTAAGAACATTGACGAAGAAATTCGCTTTTTCAAATATCAGAAACCCGTTATCCTATCAAAACTCATTTATTACAATGCCGTTTACAAAATCGAGACAAAGAAACCCTATGGTGCAAAGCCCATAAGGAAATACCTCAACAAAGAACTGAAAAAGCTAAAGAGGTTCTTTGACAACAACCTCGATTTTTACAAGTATTACCGTAGCAATAACTCGTTCCTTGACGAGAAATATTTCGTTCGGGGCAAGCATGATATAAAGCTGTGGTTGGACACATACTATTTCCAGTCCGACCAGTCCTTTTCCACCTCGCATGATTACAAGGTCGCCAAGATAATAGCCAACGATTTGATACAGGTCTACATCGAAGACCAGTTATATCACAAGTTCCAAAAGAATAAATCGAAAGCCCAAAAGAGGCTGAAATGGACAGGTAGCAAAGTAGCATTGATAGAACTGATTTATGCCCTGCATTACCAAAATGTGTTTGACAACGGGAACAACGACATAAGAGTGGTCGCTCAATATTTTGAAAGTGCCTTTGGCATTGACTTGGGAAATTTCTATCAGACCTATTTGGAGTTGAGAAACCGGAAGATGAACCGTACAAAATTCCTTGATGCACTTCGGGAAGAACTGATACGGAGAATGGACGAAATGGACGAAAGACAATCGTTTTAA
- the catB gene encoding type B chloramphenicol O-acetyltransferase codes for MINFFESPFKGKIIKDHITNPNISAGKYSYYSGYYHGHSFDDCARYLFPDRDDVDKLVIGSFCSLGSGVSFIMAGNQGHRHSWISSFPFFYMPEVEIFNKAIDGFENAGDTVIGNDVWIGTEVIIMPGVKIGDGAVIGSRSVVTKDVAPYTIIGGNPSKTIKSRFCEQHIKMLLEIKWWDWDEEKLSEAIPIICSDNIELLYEFYHKHIVH; via the coding sequence ATGATTAATTTTTTTGAAAGCCCTTTTAAAGGCAAAATTATTAAAGACCACATAACCAATCCTAATATCTCTGCTGGGAAATATTCTTATTATTCAGGTTATTATCATGGACATTCTTTTGATGACTGCGCTCGCTATTTATTTCCAGATAGAGATGACGTTGATAAATTGGTCATAGGTTCATTTTGTTCCCTTGGAAGTGGTGTTAGCTTTATTATGGCGGGAAATCAAGGGCATAGACACAGTTGGATATCCAGTTTCCCATTTTTTTATATGCCAGAGGTGGAAATCTTCAATAAAGCAATTGATGGATTTGAAAACGCCGGCGATACAGTGATTGGCAATGATGTTTGGATTGGAACCGAGGTAATAATCATGCCAGGAGTGAAAATCGGTGATGGGGCCGTAATTGGCAGTCGGTCAGTGGTCACTAAAGACGTTGCCCCTTATACGATTATTGGTGGAAACCCATCAAAGACAATCAAATCACGATTTTGTGAACAGCACATCAAAATGCTCTTAGAAATCAAATGGTGGGATTGGGATGAAGAAAAATTGTCAGAAGCTATTCCTATAATTTGTTCTGATAATATAGAATTACTATATGAATTTTATCACAAACATATAGTTCATTAA
- a CDS encoding alpha/beta hydrolase, translating into MKTLSSLVVAILMFLGLPCNANINKENSANMIDTIKTDHYTFELSDKVTRQKVTFKNRYGITLTGDLYIPKNAENEPLPALAISGPFGAVKEQSSGLYANQMAERGFVALAFDPSYTGESAGEPRNVASPDISTEDFSSAVDFLGIQKNIDRNKIGIIGICGWGGFSLNATAIDKRIKAVATTSMYDMTRVMSKGYNDVVTLNDRTKALEQLGEQRWKDAENGIPAYQPAYNKLSGGESQFQIEYHDYYMTPRGYHERSVNSGNAWTITTPLSFMNMPILTYLKEISPRPMLLIAGENAHSRYFSEDIYKNASEPKELMIIPNAVHVDLYDRVDVIPFDKLETFFKKHLK; encoded by the coding sequence ATGAAAACATTATCAAGTTTAGTAGTTGCGATCCTTATGTTTTTAGGTCTGCCCTGCAATGCTAATATTAATAAAGAAAATTCAGCGAATATGATTGATACTATAAAAACAGACCATTATACTTTTGAGTTGAGTGACAAAGTAACCCGCCAAAAAGTTACTTTCAAAAACCGGTATGGAATTACATTGACTGGCGATTTGTATATTCCTAAAAATGCAGAAAACGAACCTTTACCTGCCTTGGCTATAAGCGGACCTTTTGGAGCTGTAAAAGAGCAATCATCAGGATTGTATGCCAATCAAATGGCAGAACGTGGATTTGTAGCATTAGCTTTCGACCCTTCTTATACAGGCGAAAGCGCTGGCGAACCTCGTAATGTTGCATCGCCTGACATTAGTACGGAAGATTTCAGTTCAGCAGTTGATTTTCTCGGTATTCAGAAAAATATTGACCGAAACAAAATCGGGATAATTGGTATATGTGGATGGGGTGGATTTTCCTTGAACGCTACTGCCATTGACAAACGTATAAAAGCTGTAGCCACAACAAGTATGTACGATATGACAAGGGTAATGTCAAAAGGTTATAATGACGTGGTCACCTTGAATGATCGTACAAAAGCATTAGAACAATTAGGTGAACAACGTTGGAAAGATGCTGAAAATGGCATTCCTGCCTATCAACCTGCGTATAATAAATTAAGTGGTGGAGAATCACAGTTTCAAATCGAGTATCACGATTATTATATGACACCAAGAGGCTATCACGAACGTTCGGTAAATTCAGGCAATGCCTGGACAATTACCACCCCACTATCATTTATGAATATGCCGATTTTGACCTATCTCAAAGAAATTTCGCCAAGACCAATGCTATTGATTGCAGGAGAAAATGCACACTCACGTTATTTCAGCGAAGACATTTATAAGAACGCTTCTGAACCGAAAGAGTTGATGATTATTCCTAATGCCGTTCACGTAGATTTGTACGATAGGGTTGATGTTATTCCGTTTGATAAATTGGAAACATTCTTTAAAAAACATTTGAAATAA